In Oncorhynchus tshawytscha isolate Ot180627B linkage group LG08, Otsh_v2.0, whole genome shotgun sequence, the genomic window AGATTCGTGGATGTGCTGTCTCCCCTCTCTGATCTGTACGATACTCAGATAACTTCTAAGGAGTGTGTGATAGAAATGGGTTAATAACATAAAATCACTTGATTCACATATATATCTTAGACTTAGAGACCCATACAAAGAAATGATTGAGAGACCTTAAATATGTAATCTGCTTCCGGGTTCGAATCACACATAAAATATTGAGAGCCCATAACTGCTTGGCGGTAGAAATCTTGGACTTTTGGGGGGGCTCTAGTGTTCACGACTCTAGTGTAATATCTACATAGCATAGAGAGTATAGATGAGCTGACGGAGGATGTGATGAGCTCTCACCTGCCCTCTGATGGGACTGGATCTTCTCCATGCCGGTCAGAGTTAGCAGGGACCTGAATGAACAAATGAGTTAATACATTAATGTTCCATAAGAAAATGTACTTGGCAACATACAATAACATCACTTCAGATAACATTATATCACAGAACATACATCATAAGACATGATCAAACAGACAAATATACtttgtaggggcggcaggtagcctagtgcttagagtgttgggccagtaaccgaaaggttgctggatcgaatccctgagctgacaaggtaaaaatctgtcgtcctgaccctgaacaaggcagttaaccccactgttcctaggccgttaactgacttgcctagttaaataaataaggttacattaaaaaaaaaatatatatatagggttatattatatacactgctcaaaaaaaatgaagggaacactaaaataacacatcctagatctgaatgaatgaaatattcttattaaatacttttttctttacatagttgaatgtgctgacaacaaaatcacacaaaaataatcaatggaaatcaaatttatcaacccatggaggtctggatttggagtcacactcaaaattaaagtggaaaaccacactacaggctgatccaactttgatgtaatgtccttaaaacaagtcaaaatgaggctcagtagtgtgtgtggcctccacgtgcctgtatgacctccctagaacacctgggcatgctcctgatgaggtggcggatggtctcctgagggatctccaagcagatctggactaaagcatccgccaactcctggacagtctgtggtgcaacgtggcgttggtggatggagcgagacatgatgtcccagatgtgctcaattggattcaggtctggggaacgggcgggccagtccatagcatcaatgccttcctcttgcaggaactgctgacacactccagccacatgaggtctagcattgtcttgcattgggaggaacccagggccaaccgcaccagcatatggtctcacaaagggtctgaggacctcatctcggtacctagtggcagtcaggctacctctggcgagcacatggaggcctgtgctgccccccaaagaaatgccaccccacaccatgactgacccaccgccaaaccggtcatgctggaggatgttgcaggcagcagaacgttctccacggcatctccagactctgtcacgtctgtcacatgtgctcagtgtgaacctgctttcatctgtgaagagcacagggcgccagtggcgaatttgccaatcttggtgttctctggcaaatgccaaacatcctgcacggtgttgggctgtaagcacaacccccacctgtggacgtcgggccctcataccaccctcatggagtctgtttctgaccgtttgagcagacacatgcacatttgtggcctgctggagataattttgcagggctctggcagtgctcctcctgctactccttgcacaaaggcggaggtagcggtcctgctgctgggttgttgccctcctacggcctcctccacgtctcctgatgtactggcctgtctcctggtagcgcctccatgctttggacactacgctgacagacacagcaaaccttcttgccacagctcacattgatgtgccatcctggatgagctgcactacctgagccacttgtgtgggttgtagactccgtctcatgctaccactagagtgaaagcaccgccagcattcaaaagtgaccaaaacatcagccatcaaaagcataggaactgagaactGGTCTGTGGTCATGGGAGTGTATATACCTGCGTTCTTTGAAGGCCACGACAGGAACCATGTTGTCTTCCACGCCACTCAGACCTAGATTGGATGGCTTGGTCCCCGTCCCGACCCCTAGGTTGATGACCTCTTCTAAAGTGCCGTTGCCGTTCTTCACAGGCTCAGTGTTCTTTTTTGGTTGGGCTTCCTCTGGAGAGGGGTTTCTGTTTGTCTTCCCATTCAGGACAGGCGTCTGCATGAAAACAATCATGTCCATTTTTTTTCAAGGCAAGggcaagttctgttttttttttttttaagtaaaataTGGTTAATAAGGATGGTATCGGGGGCAGGAAACTACAAGTGCTTTTTGTTTAGTTTTAAGCTAAAGCCACCACCTTTGAGATGGATTTCTGCATGAAAGCAATCACATCATGAAAGCAACTTTAGCAGTTTGGTCAAGGACAAGTTTTTCATTTTTAAACGGTAGTAATTAACCTCTTAAGCAAAAAGAAAGTCAACTTCGGTACTTGTGGCAGAAATCCTGAGTGCTTCAGGGCAATGTACTGTTCATCTGAACTAAGCTGGTGGACTTACTTTTTTATCTTCAGTTGAGGTCTTCCTAGTCCTCCTCATGATCAACTCCAGTCGCTGAAAACAAAAAGAAGTCTGGAAAGTCTTAAAAGCTTTCATTTAGAATTTAATTACACCCTTGTCAAAACTAATTTTTAATAACATAACATTTCCCCCTTAtaaaaataatgttattttttttgtgaaacacAACAACAATTACCCCTAACATCCCCCCACCCCATGTATTGAAGTTGAACGCCAATAAATAAAGATCCTGGGTGCTCTCTTGTAGTCTATTTTACACTATCTGGATCCCCTAGAATATCCTATGAAGAATTTCAGAATGATAAGAATATGGCACATAACGACGCTGGTGTTTCTCATAACTGCCTAGAGTTCACGTCTTCCCTCCATTGTCACCTTTTTCCTCTCCTGCCGTTGTTCCTCCTCCTTCTGGAagtgcttctctctctgcagccTCTGCTGCTCTGCCTTGTCCCTGGCCtgggcctcctcctcctctctctgggaCAGGACACAGAGAACCAAAGCCATTACGGAACCAGATGCTACATTATTAACACTGATATAAACTTTATATACTAAAATTGTATTAATAGACCAGATCCCTCACCTGTTTCTGGAGGAGAGCAGCTTCATGTGTGGCCCGGATGACTTTCTCCTCCTCTGCATgtctctgctcctcttcctccctcctctccactaccAGCCACTGGGCCTCAGCCTCGAGCCGTGCTCGCTCCTCTGCCCTCCTGCCCTCcagctcctctctgcctctccagtgATGCCACATGACATGACATTACGTAACATGTACATAACAGCACAGCACATCACCATACAAATGAATCTATCCTCTGAACATGTGAAATGCTCCCTTAGACCAGgttttcccaaacttggtcccaGGGTCCCccctgggtgcatgttttggtttttgccttagcactacacagctgattcagatAACCAAAGCTGGCTGATGAGTTGGTTTGAAACAGCTGTGTAATGCTAGGACAAAAACCAAGACATGGGAGGGGGGCACCTGGGGGGCCAGGACCGATTTTTGGAAACCCTGCTTTAGACTACTTCTGAAGGTCAGTCGTAATTTTTTTATTCACAACCAGATTTTTGTCTTTTAGGCAAAAAGATTACTCAGGTTGTTTTTCCTACTGGGAAGATGAATGTTGGGTCAGTAGAAGACAGATGGGAAGATGTAAGGTGGCCCTCTGTCCgtacctctctatctcctccctgcgcaggcattcctcctgctctctctctctcttcagacgggcctctcttctcttctcggcCAGAAGACATGAGGCCTCCTCTGGATCCATGGTGCCAGCAGACGGCCTGGTGCAGGAGGGGGCTCCAGGAAGGGGGCCTGAGGAGGTTTACATGTCTTAAGAGTCACTCATAAGAGTCCAAATTCACATTGAACCACATGGGTAGAACTGGACTTCCTGCATTGACTGAACTCAAATGGAATTGATCACAACCCTACACTCTACATTACAATATCTGAAATGTATCTAGGGAATTGTAGAAATAAATAGTAGTTGATGGTGCAGTACCTTGCATTTTTAGATGCTCACTCTCACCTGTATCGCCCTCAGTTCTAGGTGTGGGGACTGTCTGAGGTTCTGCTGAGCCTACGAATGGTTGGACCTGGTCCCATGCTGCTTCTGAGATGCTGATTGGTTGTGAGTTCCCGGGGGAGAGGGTATGATTGGGGACTGGAGCCCAAGGAGAGATGGTCTGGCTGGGCCGTGAGTTCCCAGGGGAGAGGGTGTGATTGGAGACTGGAGCCCAAGGAGAGATGGTCTGGCTGGGCCGTGAGTTCCCAGGGGAGAGGGTTTGGTTGGAGActggaggaccatcctcctccgGAACAGGGTACAGTTCCAGCCCAACCTGATGTGATGGAGGCTGTCTGATCACAGGTTTGTGTCTGATCACAGGTTTActgaaaaaaagaagaagaggagaaaacTTTTGTTGAGATAAATAAGCAAACAACATCCATTTACTGGAAAGGTTAGACGTATTCCACAAGACGTGTGGTTGGTTAAATTATACACAACAATTCTCAACAGAGTGCTCTCACTGCATGATAAGTAGTTTGTGTGACACAACATCCAGACGTAGTAGCAGACAATCACATACCGTTCTGGAAAGGGCACTGCATCTCTGCTCTGTATGTTTGTGGGTAACACTTTCACGGGAGCATTGGGTATGTGAGGCTGCTGTCTATTCCTCCTGAAcgtcctctcactctccttctgctGTGCTGCTTTTAACTTCATAATAAATCAACAGACATGTTACAAGACCGTTTTACTGCAGTCTGTTAGCTTCATAATAAATCAACAGATCGTTTTACTGCAGTCTGTTAGCTTCATAATAAATCAACAGATCGTTTTACTGCAGTTTGTTAGCTTCATAACAAATCAACAGATCATTTTACTGCAGTTTGTTAGCTTTATAACAAATCAACAGATCATTTTACTGCAGTTTGTTAACTTTATAACAAATCAACAGATCATTTTACTGCAGTTTGTTAACTTTATAACAAATCAACAGATCATTTTACTGCAGTTTGTTAACTTTATAACAAATCAACAGATTGTTTTACTGCAGTTTGTTAACTTCATAACAAATCAATAGATCATTTTACTGCAGTTTGTTAACTTTATAACAAATCAATAGATCATTTTACTGCAGTTTGTTAACTTCATAACAAATCAATAGATCATTTTACTGCAGTCTGTTAACTTTATAACTAATCAACAGATCATTTTACTGCAGTCTGTTAGCTTCATAACAAATCAACAGATAATTTTACTGCAGTTAATATAATCTACCTAACAATACAGCATATATATGATAGAAACATGAGACAGAAGGAATGGAGCCATGTTACAAGCTCATTTTATTGCGGTCATTTTGGGACGGCAGAAAGACATCAAAGTAATTTAGGCTTATAACCAATAAATGCTGTATCTTCAAAAATGTATAGAAATGTGTGCCTCTCTGTTAGAGTATGACAATGAATATAGTCCAGTAATCCAGTATACATGATGAATGAATAGAATAGAAAATGAATGAAAAGAATATAGAGTTTATTGTCTTCCTCCAATGAAATCATTTCCCTCAAGTTCGTGCATTACATGGAGACAAAATAACaacaccatcccaccaacccagATGACCCAGACATTTAACAGTCATAGAGATGAAACTATCTATCTCTATGTTTACAATTACATTTCCAGCAGGTATTACCTGTGATGTTATATAACCTGTGATGTTATATAACCTGTGATGTAATATTACCTGTGCCCTGATGATGGATCAGTTGCTGCTACACTCTTAAAAGGGtacttcggctgtccccataggagaactattagaagaacccttttcggttccaggtagaaccctttctacagagggttctacatcgaacccaaaagggttctgcctggaaccaaatagggttctcctatggggacagctggtgaacccttttggaacccttttttcaaaGAGTGTAAGGCTGGGACTGAGGGAGGTGGCTACCTGGTAGTTTGCCCAGATGATAGACCGGTAGTCTGCCCGGAGATTTGCCTGGAAGTCCGATTGTGCTCGGTGGTGGTCAGGTGTGCCAGAGCGGTAGTCTGCCTGGAGGCCTGCCTGCACCCGGTAGTGGTCAGGTGTGCCAGAGCGGTAGTCTGCCTGGAGGCCTGCCCGCACCCGGTAGTGGTCAGGTGTGCCAGAGCGGTAGTCTGCCTGGAGGCCTGCCTGCACCCGGTAGTGGTCAGGTGTGCCAGAGCGGTAGTCTGCCTGGAGGCCTGCCTGCACCCGGTGGTGGTCAGGTGTGCCAGAGCGGTAGTCTGCCTGCACCCGGTGGTGGTCAGGTGTGCCAGAGCGGTAGTCTGCCTGCACCCGGTGGTGGTCAGGTGTGCCAGAGCGGTGTGGTGATTTATGACAGTTGGTGGCAGTGGCAGATATGGAGTGGCATGAAGCTGAACGGGGACAAACATGGACAACTGAACCAGATGGTTTCATTGTTTTGGAGCAATGGGGTGACGGTTAGCAAGGGATTCAGTGAAAGAATGTGAGTGTGCCCAACAATGGTTgaaaaaggagaggaaaggaagcaGAGAGTCAGCAAATAAGTAATTAAGTAAGCATTGTCCAAATCCATATTGGAATGTAAATTCCCCTAAAATCAATTAATTTAACCAAATACACTTTATTGATACTGATCTCTCCTTTTtcttggattgagatctggtcttctacacctgcattgcctgctgtttggggtttctgtacagcactttgagatatcagctgatgtaagaaggtctttataaatacatctgatttgatttggtctttatacatgtggggcggcagggtagcctagtggttagagtgttggactagtaaccgaaaggttgcaagttcaaatccccgagctgacaaggtacaaatctgttgttctgcccctgaacaggcagttaacctactgttcctaggccagcattgaaaataagaatttgttaataACTGACTACTAACTTAACTAATAAAATGTCtatgtataccaaacattagaaacaccttcctaatattgagttgcaccccctttaagccctcagaacagcctcaatatgtcaggacatggactctacatggTGTTGAAAGCGTCCAACATGCTGGCTccaccatgttgactccaaagcttcccacagttgtgtcaagttggctggatgtctatTGGGTGGTGCAACATTCTTGATAcagacgggaaactgttgagcgtggaaaacccagcaacggtgcagttcttgacacaaaccagtgctcctggcacctaccccgttcaaaggcacttggatcttttgtctttcccattcaccctctgaatgacacacacacacaatccatgtctcaattgtctcaaggcttaaaaatccttatttaacctgtctcgtcccattcatctacactcatttgaagtggattcaacaagtgacatcaataagggtcagtctatgtcatggaaagagcaggtgttcctaatattttgaacactcagtgtataactgTTATTCTACAGGCTTTTGGAAGTACCTTCCTCTTCTCTTGACTGACAACTATGACTCCTTCTCCTGGCTAGGTAGGAGCATGTAGGGGTTAGGAGGCGACAGACCAGAGCCCTCTCCCAGGCAGTCAGGGGAGAGCTGCGAGGAACTACAGCAGAGACAAGCACAGTGGAGAAAAGACAACGCACAAGGACAGAGAAAAAATAGCATAGAAAATACAAGACAGAGATAGACAATTACAAGTAAGAAAGGGTAGGAAATCGGACAAAAGTTAAGGTCTAAAGATGTTACAGGGTGAAAGAATAAAGCTCGGTAGCTGAAGGGTTAAGAAGATGAAGCAAAGTCAAACAGacactcaaaagtagtgcaccaaataGGATATAGGGCGCCATTTGAAACATATTCTTTACTCATTTACCGCTCTTGTTGTTGGTCTTCCTTCCTCGAGAGCCCTGGCTCAGTCTCTGTTTGGCCCTCTGGCACTTCTCTAAGGTCTTCTTCACCACAGACTCATAGCGCTCCTTCAGACAACAACAAACCTCATTGTCAGTGATACAGTAGTCTCTTCTCACATCCACTGTATGAGTTTGGCGAGCAAGACACGCTATTCAGTAACTTAGTCCAAGATCCATTACATCGTATTGAGCCTTACAACTGTTTAGCTTCAGATAGAAACACGAAACGTTGAAAACTGTATCTGTTTTCTGGATTATTTCCTGGGTAATAATTTTATTTATAGGGCAGTTATAGACGTTGCTGATGTGTTGTGAATCTGTGTTACAGGAAATAACCGTTTACCTATTTCTTTACCTGGTAACTAAATATTTATTTTCCTATTGGCCAATTCTTTAATTGTGTGGGGTTAAGCTTTATTGATACAGGAAGTAACAGACAGCAGTGATGGGCATTCCGGTTCTTTTCAGTGAGCCGGCCCGTTCGGCTCAGCTCACCAAAAAGAGCCGGCTCTTTTGGCTCCCAAacggctctttaaaaaaaaaaaaatgttttgtattttttcaaataaaacagtttgcgatagtttgactatgattggtgttaaaacaattctaattaaattattaaattaaatctctactctaccttaaccacaatgtatttaaaaatgcattggtttgttatgaaaaagaatgctattaaacatttgcatttaaagtataactttttaatgtatataaacaaagtgcatataaatctaaacattcaaaacgaatacaatctgaacagcataatagaatattgcaccatatcacAGACAAATAAATTAggtgcaaaactgcagcatcccacttaaaacattaaactggtccctcttttcgcgctcttctttattgccatgttataaccagcagcacacagcaatgctgaccatatttAGCTTTTATGAGAGATTTCTTTCTGTCTATTGATGAACATAGGGTGTCCATCAAGTCTGTCACATGTCctgaggttacatttgcttctctctggcgGCTGGCTGTGATTCACTGCAGACCCTGACACAGGAGTATCATTTTTgaggctgtcacatagctgaaaagagagaacagtaacttattagtttaggttcatgttttgtctactgatactacattctcatctactgctcatatacatatataatactggattaaataatgatgtagtaataactgcttactgtacctctctccactaatctccacagtgacctgctcaaagggttccaggactctgcacacctcctccaccacctcccattcctcttgggtcagagcatcaacaggtgcattgacaatggccagggtagagatcctttgactcaagaaaccgcTTCAACATATAAAATGCTGAATTCCACCTTGTAGTTCAGACTGGAAATCGGTGACAATCCttttagccaatgcaatatcaatttggccttgttttgctacagacatagtctttggcataaactggtccatagaagactgCATTGCTGTGGGTCCcggagtaggcctacttgactgagtggatacgagatgctggctccaccactatcactagcaggcccaCTAGTTTCTccgctacagctagcttcacagttgggtgcacagttcGCATATGCCGGTGTACGTTGTGTGTAGAACCAGCTttatatgagattttgttttggcaaattctacactgtgctctaacattgtctacattattaaaatgcatctAAATGCTGCTGTGCTTCCGACTAATTTTTCAGatgttgttttcacagctgtccttcctctctctcctcggctgctaagtctgtgactgtgagtgagttggctcggccctccctcatgcatctttggttcattggttgacactgcgtgtctgattgacaggaacaacaggtgaggctgttagtcTGAGAAGACAGTCAGAactaatgtgtgtgtgcttgagcatttaggcctatattattattatttttcattctttgaattagttaattctattcatttaaatcttttgattattcatatctttatttttttataaatagatTAGTCTCTTCTGATATGCGAGACAGCTCCCAACAttcacctacaagagccggcTCTAACTCGTTCGCGAACAACCCATCACTAACAGACAGTTCTAGTTCCGGTGGCTGATGATGTTCAATGTAGCTTGTTCAATAAAGCTGTTAAATAGTTATCCGCCTCCATCCAGTCCTTGCTCCAACAGAAACCATCCATCCACCTGTACTAACGACCCTCAACTTAAACCAGTGCATTTTATTTTCTGTAAACCAACACTGATGCCCACAATAGACACCTAATCAGAAGTAACTACTGCTCCATCTGACCCCTGAGGCACAATAACTCACTGTCTCCTCCTTcatcctctgcctcctcttctcctccacggCAGtgcgcctcctctcctccttctctctctgctcctgcagcctcctcttcctctcctccaggtgCTGTTCATGGAGACGCCTGGCCCGCTCCTCTCGAGCCAACCGGCCCAGCTCTCTGGACACTACATAAACATTTAGTGGAGTTTAGTTTAGTTGATTTATTTAACTAAATCATcggacagtggttcccaacctccTTTGGTTACAGAGCCCTAAATCACTTTGTTTTAAAATCATTATGCCTATGTTCTTATGAGTCTTCTGAATTACCACCTGGGtataggccaggtacccccaaGGGGTACCTCAGGTTGAGGTCCACCATCATCATGGGTGGTGGCTACATACCAAGCTGTTTCTTAAGCTCCTCCCTCCGCTCAAGAGCTGTCCTTcgcttctcctccttctctctctgctcctgtagcctcctcttcctcacctccAGCTGCTGCTCATAAAGACGCCTGGCTCGCTCCTCTCGAGCCAACCAGCCCAGCTCTCTGGACACTGCAAAACACATTGTGGGACTTACTAGCCACCAAAATACTACCCTGGTACCAGATCTTTGTGCTGTGTGTAACTGACAGTTAGacttacaggttatgtcgttgtcttttgtttgaattgtttacgtatccgctgtgcgggggaaatgataatacaagcggaactacgtagctaatactgttgtaacggggatccttattgtagcaacacacCTTTGGAGGGAAGGCAATTCTGCGCTGCGTTAGCTAAGTTTTCATGTCATCGGGTGTAGTTCATAAAGGTTGAAGAGTGTATGTTaggatgaagtgtgaattcatgccaggaataataagtgtgaagtttgatttcctcccttctgtaatcagcagccaatgaggtatttttcctttattcatgtgtttaatctgaaCCCGTTATAACGCCGGTTAAACttatgtatgtaagcacttcagagttataccaagctaataagtcactcgtaagataaggttgtaagagtgtgctaaactgtatttttcatttactttatagttctcacggaaggtgataattctgactaaaactacagaataaagccgccagttaaaatcaaggaacggttgtgctcgtggttactgaAGGGAGCTACACTGTGTAGATCACTACTACTAAACTAATTTAGCATGACAGTGACCATGGGAGCTGGCAAGAAGAAGGCAGCacaaatagatctgggaccagactaggaaAATACCTCAGAGgaatgatctgggaccaggctaggaaaaTACCTAAAATgcatgatctgggaccaggctaggaaaaTACCTGAGATAAATGATCTGGCACCAAGCTAGGAAAATACCTGAGATaaatgatctgggaccaggctaggaaaaTACCTGAAAGgaatgatctggg contains:
- the LOC112256909 gene encoding ensconsin isoform X2; translation: MWHHWRGREELEGRRAEERARLEAEAQWLVVERREEEEQRHAEEEKVIRATHEAALLQKQREEEEAQARDKAEQQRLQREKHFQKEEEQRQERKKRLELIMRRTRKTSTEDKKTPVLNGKTNRNPSPEEAQPKKNTEPVKNGNGTLEEVINLGVGTGTKPSNLGLSGVEDNMVPVVAFKERRSLLTLTGMEKIQSHQRAEVI
- the LOC112256909 gene encoding ensconsin isoform X1, whose amino-acid sequence is MWHHWRGREELEGRRAEERARLEAEAQWLVVERREEEEQRHAEEEKVIRATHEAALLQKQREEEEAQARDKAEQQRLQREKHFQKEEEQRQERKKRLELIMRRTRKTSTEDKKTPVLNGKTNRNPSPEEAQPKKNTEPVKNGNGTLEEVINLGVGTGTKPSNLGLSGVEDNMVPVVAFKERRSLLTLTGMEKIQSHQRAGESSSHPPSAHLYSLCYVDITLES
- the LOC112256908 gene encoding ensconsin isoform X3, which produces MAVIQKREHRETPSKKTAPQEARKGLSTRDTLDKQKKESRAGRRREKGNEDTKPNNSEKRRAVICVPASIKSAVISNNTTSHAAGPQALKVDDRLRLAKERREEHENQLVSRELGWLAREERARRLYEQQLEVRKRRLQEQREKEEKRRTALERREELKKQLVSRELGRLAREERARRLHEQHLEERKRRLQEQREKEERRRTAVEEKRRQRMKEETERYESVVKKTLEKCQRAKQRLSQGSRGRKTNNKSVPRSSPLTAWERALVCRLLTPTCSYLARRRSHSCQSREEEVVHVCPRSASCHSISATATNCHKSPHRSGTPDHHRVQADYRSGTPDHHRVQAGLQADYRSGTPDHYRVQAGLQADYRSGTPDHYRVRAGLQADYRSGTPDHYRVQAGLQADYRSGTPDHHRAQSDFQANLRADYRSIIWANYQLKAAQQKESERTFRRNRQQPHIPNAPVKVLPTNIQSRDAVPFPERKPVIRHKPVIRQPPSHQVGLELYPVPEEDGPPVSNQTLSPGNSRPSQTISPWAPVSNHTLSPGNSRPSQTISPWAPVPNHTLSPGNSQPISISEAAWDQVQPFVGSAEPQTVPTPRTEGDTGPLPGAPSCTRPSAGTMDPEEASCLLAEKRREARLKREREQEECLRREEIERYGQRATLHLPICLLLTQHSSSQ
- the LOC112256908 gene encoding ensconsin isoform X2 — encoded protein: MAVIQKREHRETPSKKTAPQEARKGLSTRDTLDKQKKESRAGRRREKGNEDTKPNNSEKRRAVICVPASIKSAVISNNTTSHAAGPQALKVDDRLRLAKERREEHENQLVSRELGWLAREERARRLYEQQLEVRKRRLQEQREKEEKRRTALERREELKKQLVSRELGRLAREERARRLHEQHLEERKRRLQEQREKEERRRTAVEEKRRQRMKEETERYESVVKKTLEKCQRAKQRLSQGSRGRKTNNKSVPRSSPLTAWERALVCRLLTPTCSYLARRRSHSCQSREEEASCHSISATATNCHKSPHRSGTPDHHRVQADYRSGTPDHHRVQADYRSGTPDHHRVQAGLQADYRSGTPDHYRVQAGLQADYRSGTPDHYRVRAGLQADYRSGTPDHYRVQAGLQADYRSGTPDHHRAQSDFQANLRADYRSIIWANYQLKAAQQKESERTFRRNRQQPHIPNAPVKVLPTNIQSRDAVPFPERKPVIRHKPVIRQPPSHQVGLELYPVPEEDGPPVSNQTLSPGNSRPSQTISPWAPVSNHTLSPGNSRPSQTISPWAPVPNHTLSPGNSQPISISEAAWDQVQPFVGSAEPQTVPTPRTEGDTGPLPGAPSCTRPSAGTMDPEEASCLLAEKRREARLKREREQEECLRREEIERYGQRATLHLPICLLLTQHSSSQ
- the LOC112256908 gene encoding ensconsin isoform X1, whose protein sequence is MAVIQKREHRETPSKKTAPQEARKGLSTRDTLDKQKKESRAGRRREKGNEDTKPNNSEKRRAVICVPASIKSAVISNNTTSHAAGPQALKVDDRLRLAKERREEHENQLVSRELGWLAREERARRLYEQQLEVRKRRLQEQREKEEKRRTALERREELKKQLVSRELGRLAREERARRLHEQHLEERKRRLQEQREKEERRRTAVEEKRRQRMKEETERYESVVKKTLEKCQRAKQRLSQGSRGRKTNNKSVPRSSPLTAWERALVCRLLTPTCSYLARRRSHSCQSREEEVVHVCPRSASCHSISATATNCHKSPHRSGTPDHHRVQADYRSGTPDHHRVQADYRSGTPDHHRVQAGLQADYRSGTPDHYRVQAGLQADYRSGTPDHYRVRAGLQADYRSGTPDHYRVQAGLQADYRSGTPDHHRAQSDFQANLRADYRSIIWANYQLKAAQQKESERTFRRNRQQPHIPNAPVKVLPTNIQSRDAVPFPERKPVIRHKPVIRQPPSHQVGLELYPVPEEDGPPVSNQTLSPGNSRPSQTISPWAPVSNHTLSPGNSRPSQTISPWAPVPNHTLSPGNSQPISISEAAWDQVQPFVGSAEPQTVPTPRTEGDTGPLPGAPSCTRPSAGTMDPEEASCLLAEKRREARLKREREQEECLRREEIERYGQRATLHLPICLLLTQHSSSQ
- the LOC112256908 gene encoding MAP7 domain-containing protein 1 isoform X4; protein product: MAVIQKREHRETPSKKTAPQEARKGLSTRDTLDKQKKESRAGRRREKGNEDTKPNNSEKRRAVICVPASIKSAVISNNTTSHAAGPQALKVDDRLRLAKERREEHENQLVSRELGWLAREERARRLYEQQLEVRKRRLQEQREKEEKRRTALERREELKKQLVSRELGRLAREERARRLHEQHLEERKRRLQEQREKEERRRTAVEEKRRQRMKEETERYESVVKKTLEKCQRAKQRLSQGSRGRKTNNKSASCHSISATATNCHKSPHRSGTPDHHRVQADYRSGTPDHHRVQADYRSGTPDHHRVQAGLQADYRSGTPDHYRVQAGLQADYRSGTPDHYRVRAGLQADYRSGTPDHYRVQAGLQADYRSGTPDHHRAQSDFQANLRADYRSIIWANYQLKAAQQKESERTFRRNRQQPHIPNAPVKVLPTNIQSRDAVPFPERKPVIRHKPVIRQPPSHQVGLELYPVPEEDGPPVSNQTLSPGNSRPSQTISPWAPVSNHTLSPGNSRPSQTISPWAPVPNHTLSPGNSQPISISEAAWDQVQPFVGSAEPQTVPTPRTEGDTGPLPGAPSCTRPSAGTMDPEEASCLLAEKRREARLKREREQEECLRREEIERYGQRATLHLPICLLLTQHSSSQ